A window of the Mucilaginibacter sp. cycad4 genome harbors these coding sequences:
- a CDS encoding helix-turn-helix transcriptional regulator produces the protein MRYFTIQPPAELKPYVRFYWVLEHELEPDHSSYIYRSVADGCTELVFHYRSSFNELNEKNEQSPSLSGIQFQTTQYRRFITAESFGIFGAYIYPFAVPCFFNVPSSQTSNLAFDFDTFLSRPGRELEEQIMVAANNYKRAEVLSAFLIARLRQNVLKDERIAVAVRDVIHNKQYRTVAQLADAYNLSARQFDRKFKESAGFSPKTYMRLVRLQDALKQYNTNKTLTQIALECGYYDQSHFIHDVKEFTGYHPGFYFSGKAEGTEYRNA, from the coding sequence ATGCGCTATTTCACTATCCAGCCACCGGCCGAGCTTAAACCTTATGTAAGATTTTACTGGGTGCTGGAGCATGAGCTGGAGCCGGATCATTCGTCGTATATTTATCGCTCTGTTGCTGATGGTTGCACCGAATTGGTATTTCACTACCGTTCGTCGTTTAATGAATTGAATGAGAAGAATGAGCAAAGCCCAAGCTTATCAGGCATTCAATTTCAAACTACACAATACCGCAGGTTTATAACAGCCGAAAGCTTTGGCATTTTCGGTGCCTATATCTACCCGTTCGCGGTGCCATGTTTCTTTAATGTTCCCAGCAGCCAAACCAGTAACCTCGCATTTGATTTCGATACATTTTTAAGCCGGCCCGGCCGGGAGTTGGAAGAGCAGATCATGGTAGCCGCAAATAATTATAAAAGGGCAGAGGTCCTGTCGGCCTTTTTAATAGCCCGGTTACGTCAAAATGTGTTAAAAGACGAGCGCATAGCGGTAGCGGTCAGGGACGTGATCCATAATAAACAATACAGAACGGTTGCTCAACTGGCTGATGCCTATAATTTATCGGCGCGGCAGTTTGACCGTAAATTTAAGGAGTCTGCGGGCTTTAGTCCTAAAACCTATATGCGGCTGGTACGCCTGCAGGATGCGCTGAAGCAGTACAATACCAATAAAACACTAACCCAGATAGCGCTGGAATGCGGGTATTACGACCAGTCGCATTTTATTCATGATGTAAAAGAATTTACGGGCTATCATCCGGGCTTTTATTTTTCAGGAAAAGCTGAGGGAACTGAATACCGGAATGCATAA
- a CDS encoding PP2C family protein-serine/threonine phosphatase, giving the protein MLNVDDGSGEDELIRLLLKRQSELNSLLEITRAINKNTATPILIQMLEVILQNYLQVGKLRFLIEKDDKFACIAKYGGDVESSVVLARACKKLSKVKAPIAIAGHRDPVLKKYNYFIPVYHKSKALAYALIGDFNTSGEMLNNDLNFIQTLMNVIIVALENKKLFRERLQSERFLREMELAVEVQNMLIPMREHKDDSVEIGAKYLPHQNIGGDYFDFIRLNEHEFLWCIADVSGKGISAALLMANFQASLHAWAAVEDDLTNIIDRLNKIVLSNTKGERFITLFLARYNQKKRRLNYINAGHNPTILYSEGGAIPLKLGTTMIGVFEDLPFLNEGEVDVDPGSLIFNYTDGLMDFESPSTKIWNEDKLLDFVLAHGELSPDNFNQALMDYLSNVHKSKPIDDITLLTLKIF; this is encoded by the coding sequence ATGCTGAATGTAGACGACGGTTCCGGCGAAGACGAATTGATCAGGCTTTTGCTCAAACGGCAGTCGGAATTAAATTCTTTATTGGAAATTACGCGGGCCATAAATAAAAATACCGCTACTCCTATCCTCATTCAAATGCTGGAAGTTATCCTGCAAAACTATTTGCAGGTAGGCAAGCTTAGGTTTTTGATTGAAAAGGATGATAAGTTTGCCTGTATAGCCAAGTATGGCGGCGACGTTGAATCGTCGGTAGTGCTGGCCCGGGCCTGTAAAAAACTCAGTAAAGTTAAAGCGCCTATAGCTATTGCCGGGCACCGCGATCCTGTCCTAAAAAAATACAATTACTTTATCCCGGTATATCACAAAAGCAAAGCGCTCGCCTACGCCCTTATCGGCGATTTTAATACCTCGGGCGAGATGCTTAACAACGATCTTAATTTCATCCAAACGCTGATGAACGTGATTATTGTGGCGCTTGAAAATAAAAAACTTTTCCGCGAGCGGCTGCAGTCCGAACGTTTTCTGCGTGAGATGGAGCTTGCAGTAGAGGTGCAGAATATGCTGATCCCCATGCGTGAACATAAAGACGACAGTGTGGAGATCGGGGCCAAGTATCTTCCGCATCAAAACATCGGCGGCGATTATTTTGATTTTATCCGCCTTAATGAGCATGAGTTTTTATGGTGTATTGCCGATGTATCTGGCAAGGGTATTTCGGCTGCTTTGCTGATGGCCAACTTTCAGGCCAGCCTGCACGCCTGGGCGGCAGTTGAGGATGATTTGACCAATATTATTGACCGTTTAAATAAAATTGTACTCAGCAATACCAAAGGCGAACGGTTTATCACCCTGTTTCTTGCGCGATATAATCAAAAAAAGCGGCGGCTTAACTATATTAATGCAGGGCACAATCCAACCATACTTTATTCGGAAGGCGGGGCCATTCCGCTTAAACTGGGTACCACCATGATCGGTGTTTTTGAAGACCTTCCCTTTTTAAACGAGGGCGAGGTTGATGTGGATCCCGGCAGCCTGATCTTTAACTATACAGATGGGCTCATGGATTTTGAATCGCCCAGTACCAAAATATGGAACGAGGACAAATTACTTGATTTTGTGCTGGCGCATGGCGAGCTTTCGCCCGATAATTTTAACCAGGCCCTGATGGATTACCTGAGCAACGTTCATAAAAGCAAGCCCATTGATGATATTACCCTGCTTACGCTGAAGATTTTTTAA
- a CDS encoding circularly permuted type 2 ATP-grasp protein, whose protein sequence is MEESAYFDQYSPIDNVWDEMYGLDANVREHYRKVIDYISKESADDLNKKEELAKRLFMSQGITFTVYNSGEGIEKIFPFDIIPRIITADEWAFVERGIKQRLNALNLFLKDIYHNQFIVKDGIVPIDIIYSCPHFLREMYQLQVPYDIYVHISGIDLIRDEDGTFYVLEDNLRTPSGVSYMLENREITKRLFPDLLPQCSVRSVTEYPSILYKNLLALSPRQIHNPTIVLLTPGIYNSAYFEHTTLARLMGVELVEGRDLVVNNHKVYMKTTTGLQQVDVIYRRVDDEFLDPLVFNPASMLGVAGLMGAYRKGNVAIVNATGTGVADDKAVYAYVPDMIRYYLNEEPILKNVPTHQLGNPDEREMVFKNLNKMVVKKTNGSGGYGMLMGHAASEQEIDEYKKEILKDPRNFIAQPTISLSAAPCYMQGELKPRRVDLRPYALYGPDGIEIVPGGLTRVALKEGSLVVNSSQGGGSKDTWVLSPPAP, encoded by the coding sequence ATGGAAGAATCAGCTTATTTTGACCAATACAGCCCAATTGATAACGTTTGGGACGAAATGTATGGCTTAGACGCGAATGTTCGGGAGCATTACCGTAAAGTTATAGACTACATTTCGAAAGAATCGGCGGACGACCTGAACAAAAAAGAGGAGCTTGCCAAGCGCCTTTTTATGAGCCAGGGCATCACCTTTACCGTTTATAACAGCGGTGAGGGTATTGAAAAGATCTTTCCTTTTGATATTATCCCCCGTATTATCACGGCTGATGAATGGGCTTTTGTTGAGCGGGGCATCAAGCAGCGCCTTAACGCGCTTAATCTTTTTCTGAAGGATATTTACCACAATCAGTTTATTGTAAAGGATGGCATAGTACCTATTGATATTATTTATTCGTGCCCGCATTTTCTGCGCGAGATGTACCAGCTCCAGGTGCCTTATGATATTTATGTGCACATTTCAGGCATCGACCTTATCCGCGATGAAGACGGCACATTTTATGTGCTTGAAGATAACCTGCGCACCCCATCAGGCGTAAGCTACATGCTCGAGAACAGGGAGATCACCAAACGGCTTTTTCCCGATCTGTTACCGCAATGCAGTGTGCGCAGCGTTACCGAGTACCCATCTATATTATATAAAAACCTGCTGGCACTTTCGCCGCGGCAGATCCATAACCCAACTATTGTTTTGCTTACGCCAGGTATTTATAATTCGGCCTATTTTGAACATACCACGCTGGCCCGCTTAATGGGTGTAGAGCTTGTAGAAGGACGCGACCTGGTAGTAAATAACCATAAAGTGTACATGAAAACCACAACCGGCCTACAGCAGGTTGATGTGATCTACCGCCGGGTTGACGATGAGTTTCTTGACCCGCTGGTATTTAACCCGGCAAGCATGTTGGGTGTTGCAGGCCTCATGGGTGCTTACCGTAAAGGAAACGTAGCCATAGTAAATGCAACGGGCACCGGCGTTGCCGACGATAAGGCTGTTTATGCCTATGTGCCGGATATGATCCGCTATTATCTGAACGAAGAACCTATACTCAAAAATGTGCCAACACACCAGTTAGGCAATCCGGATGAACGCGAAATGGTATTTAAAAACCTCAATAAAATGGTGGTTAAAAAAACCAATGGCAGCGGCGGCTATGGTATGCTGATGGGCCATGCGGCAAGCGAACAGGAAATTGATGAATATAAAAAGGAAATCCTGAAAGATCCGCGTAACTTCATAGCTCAGCCAACTATCAGTCTTTCGGCGGCACCTTGTTATATGCAGGGCGAATTAAAGCCACGCAGGGTTGATTTAAGGCCATACGCACTGTACGGCCCCGATGGCATTGAAATAGTACCCGGCGGTTTAACCCGTGTGGCTTTAAAAGAAGGGTCACTGGTGGTAAACAGCTCGCAGGGTGGCGGCAGTAAGGACACGTGGGTGTTAAGCCCCCCGGCCCCCTAA
- a CDS encoding transglutaminase family protein yields MPEFKIQHITKYTYEGPVRDSANQIILFPIKDEYQEVVKQELNITGNPVVDTHTDYYGNEVGSFTYSDQHNMMVINSKLVVITRQRPLPVNDIFPEQQWEDLKRLQYMVPYIDFLKQEYFEGLPELQAVVEQERRKDETPFQIALRFCGWVYKNFEYIKGVTTVETTLDEVWKLKAGVCQDFAHILMVMLRQLKIPSRYVSGYICTHSSAMRGEGATHAWAEVYVPDYGWLGIDPTNNCIANETHVRLAVGRNFSDCSPVKGVYKGAYGHKLEVSVIVDDADTIVFEDKTHETPAMHVVTEFPKNSYQRYMEIIQQQQQQQQ; encoded by the coding sequence ATGCCTGAATTTAAGATCCAACATATCACCAAATACACCTATGAGGGCCCTGTTCGTGACAGCGCCAACCAGATTATCCTGTTTCCGATAAAAGATGAATACCAGGAAGTGGTAAAACAGGAGCTGAACATAACAGGCAACCCGGTAGTTGATACCCATACCGATTATTATGGTAACGAGGTTGGCAGCTTTACCTACAGCGACCAGCACAATATGATGGTCATTAACTCAAAGCTGGTTGTTATTACCCGCCAGCGCCCCCTGCCGGTAAATGACATTTTTCCGGAGCAGCAATGGGAAGATCTTAAGCGGCTTCAATACATGGTGCCATATATTGATTTTTTAAAACAGGAATATTTTGAAGGCCTGCCCGAGTTGCAGGCAGTAGTTGAACAGGAACGGCGTAAAGATGAAACACCGTTCCAGATAGCACTCCGTTTTTGCGGCTGGGTATACAAAAATTTCGAGTACATCAAAGGCGTTACCACGGTTGAAACCACACTGGATGAAGTGTGGAAGCTGAAAGCAGGCGTTTGCCAGGATTTCGCCCATATTTTAATGGTGATGCTCCGCCAGCTTAAAATACCATCACGCTATGTAAGTGGTTATATCTGCACCCATAGCAGCGCCATGCGCGGCGAAGGGGCCACCCATGCCTGGGCCGAAGTGTATGTGCCCGACTACGGCTGGCTTGGCATCGACCCAACAAATAATTGTATTGCCAATGAAACCCATGTACGCCTCGCTGTGGGCCGCAATTTTTCAGATTGTTCGCCGGTTAAAGGTGTTTACAAAGGGGCTTACGGGCACAAACTGGAAGTATCAGTAATTGTTGATGATGCCGATACCATTGTTTTTGAGGATAAAACCCACGAAACACCAGCCATGCACGTAGTAACCGAATTTCCTAAAAACAGCTATCAGCGATATATGGAGATCATTCAACAGCAGCAGCAACAACAGCAGTAG
- a CDS encoding ribonuclease HII, with the protein MLSARYQYEFLEAGCDEAGRGCLAGPVFAAAVILPHDFDHHLLNDSKQVTEEIRYQLRTEIEEKAVAYAVASVDNLEIDEINILNASFLAMHRAIEKLHLEPQFLIIDGNRFKKYRNIPHECIIQGDGKYFSIAAASILAKTYRDDYMMQIAAEHPEYEWHTNKGYPTIKHRETVMKIGFTPYHRRTFRVTDPQLSIF; encoded by the coding sequence ATGTTATCAGCCAGGTACCAGTACGAATTTTTGGAAGCAGGATGCGATGAAGCGGGGCGAGGATGTTTGGCCGGGCCTGTTTTTGCCGCCGCAGTTATTTTACCCCATGATTTTGACCACCACCTGCTGAATGATTCCAAGCAAGTTACTGAAGAGATCAGGTACCAGCTTCGTACTGAGATTGAGGAAAAAGCAGTGGCTTATGCCGTAGCATCTGTTGATAATCTGGAGATAGACGAGATCAACATTCTTAATGCATCATTCCTGGCTATGCACCGGGCCATCGAAAAACTACATCTTGAACCCCAGTTTCTGATCATCGACGGTAACCGCTTTAAAAAATACCGGAACATCCCACATGAGTGTATTATACAAGGCGATGGAAAATATTTCAGCATAGCGGCTGCATCCATATTGGCTAAAACTTACCGCGACGATTATATGATGCAAATAGCGGCCGAACACCCGGAATATGAATGGCATACCAATAAAGGCTATCCTACTATCAAACACCGCGAAACAGTAATGAAGATTGGTTTTACGCCTTATCACCGCCGTACTTTCAGGGTAACCGATCCGCAGTTAAGTATTTTTTAA
- a CDS encoding helix-turn-helix transcriptional regulator — MANHCPVGYFKLHPLVVFAVDQPPLIQAVLKALKVKVIADKAGTSENYPGQYFKKHTGETMQQYIINYKLKLIENRLLNSNMRMAEIANELGFNDESQLNRIFKKYRSMNPSDFRKAGGRLHALV; from the coding sequence TTGGCTAACCATTGCCCTGTTGGTTATTTTAAGCTCCATCCCCTGGTCGTTTTCGCCGTTGATCAGCCGCCCCTTATTCAGGCCGTTTTAAAAGCACTAAAAGTTAAAGTCATAGCCGATAAAGCTGGAACCTCTGAAAACTACCCCGGCCAATATTTTAAAAAACATACCGGCGAAACCATGCAGCAGTATATCATCAATTACAAACTGAAGCTGATTGAGAACCGTTTGCTGAACAGCAACATGCGCATGGCCGAAATTGCAAACGAGCTGGGGTTCAATGATGAGAGCCAACTGAACCGTATTTTTAAAAAATACAGGAGTATGAATCCTTCGGATTTCAGGAAAGCGGGGGGACGACTGCATGCCCTTGTTTAG
- a CDS encoding VOC family protein — MATINIPENYQAVMPYLIVKNGAQFIEFTQKVFAATEQFKTMRDEHTIMHAEVNINGSTIMFADCTNTYQQQNAGMFVYVENCHETYRKALDSGAESIMPPADQPYGRSAGVKDPFGNTWWVTNPL, encoded by the coding sequence ATGGCAACAATAAACATTCCCGAAAATTACCAGGCTGTCATGCCTTATCTCATTGTTAAAAACGGCGCTCAGTTTATCGAATTTACCCAAAAGGTTTTTGCCGCAACGGAACAATTTAAAACCATGCGCGATGAACACACCATTATGCATGCCGAGGTTAACATCAATGGCAGCACCATCATGTTTGCCGACTGTACCAATACTTATCAACAGCAAAATGCAGGCATGTTTGTGTATGTAGAAAACTGTCACGAAACTTACCGGAAGGCCCTTGATAGCGGGGCCGAAAGCATTATGCCGCCGGCCGATCAGCCATACGGTAGGAGTGCAGGGGTAAAAGACCCATTCGGAAATACATGGTGGGTTACTAATCCGTTATAA
- a CDS encoding alpha-E domain-containing protein produces the protein MLSRVAASFYWLSRYIERSDGMLRMLKINYASSQDTVQEFTWEPVMRIFAGLDAVEAEKLENDSRSVLKYMVTGKNNPNSILNIITLARENARGVQEHITKDLWQCLNEYYHTVKDPRLERALHREDPIGVLDVLIKQVMLYYGTVEITMERGEGRAFMNIGKYLERAIQSVDILDTKFSSISDNPDLLTDTTYWKHLLLSLGGYELYLKTYREGFEAENVLEQVVLNNDFPRSVIYSVNNIQRYFDRLKNDSNADDYREMSFQIGRLQSRIKYSSVKSIKQEGLHLFLTQIRSELYGIGNSLNQHYFANS, from the coding sequence ATGTTAAGCAGGGTTGCAGCAAGTTTTTATTGGTTAAGCCGTTACATCGAGCGCAGCGATGGTATGCTGCGGATGCTCAAAATTAATTATGCCTCATCGCAGGATACGGTGCAGGAATTTACCTGGGAACCTGTCATGAGGATTTTTGCCGGGCTGGATGCTGTTGAGGCCGAAAAACTGGAAAACGACAGCCGGTCGGTTTTAAAGTATATGGTTACCGGGAAAAATAATCCTAATTCCATACTTAATATCATCACCCTGGCGCGGGAAAATGCCCGTGGCGTACAGGAACACATTACCAAAGATCTGTGGCAATGCCTGAATGAATATTACCATACCGTAAAAGATCCGCGCCTGGAACGTGCCCTGCACCGGGAAGACCCTATAGGTGTACTGGATGTTTTAATAAAACAGGTAATGCTTTATTACGGTACGGTCGAAATAACCATGGAACGCGGCGAGGGCCGTGCATTTATGAACATTGGCAAATACCTGGAGCGGGCTATCCAGTCGGTTGATATTTTGGATACTAAATTTAGTTCGATAAGTGATAATCCCGACCTGCTTACGGATACTACCTACTGGAAACACCTGCTGCTTTCTTTGGGCGGTTACGAGCTGTATTTAAAAACCTACCGTGAAGGCTTTGAGGCCGAAAACGTTTTGGAACAGGTGGTGCTAAACAACGACTTCCCCCGCTCGGTTATCTATTCGGTAAATAATATTCAGCGCTATTTCGACAGATTGAAGAACGACAGCAATGCTGATGATTACCGGGAAATGTCGTTCCAGATAGGCAGGCTGCAAAGCCGCATTAAATACAGTTCGGTAAAAAGCATCAAGCAGGAGGGCCTGCACCTGTTCCTCACCCAGATCAGGAGTGAACTATACGGCATAGGCAATTCACTAAACCAGCATTATTTTGCTAATTCATAA
- a CDS encoding serine hydrolase yields MIKNKWGRVPLVLLGFALFNTACAQNPPLTGQAFIAEERLVGNSTVLLNNASYLVPLQKLEDLKIASVHFNNQYAAVFDSLLNKYNNVQLFDGAAYSGNKTLANLTSDLKFYNTIIVQVNDADLSNPDVIDFISTNQKNKNIIVAAFGSGSLLGKLDVITAPVIWTERVSAVSAMYSAEAIFGGVSISQKLAKNYSAVYKTGMGFATEKTRLQYTVPEEAGINAANLQEIDKIAQEAIREHATPGCVVLVAKDGKVIFNKAYGYHTYDNVMPDKLTDIFDLASMTKVSATTMETMQLTDQGKLSLEKTLGDYIPLARKSNKNDIRIREVLLHQAGLIPDIQSFEKVKPTDHSTDSSAAYPTKVSDHYYLRKDYYKDVMLPDMLNSPLKTRGQYVYSDVSMLFMQEVVENITAVPLNIYVQQHFYTPLGMQTAGFLPLYRFTPDRIIPTENDKEYRMSLLDGYVHDPTAALLGGVAGHAGLFGSANDVAILYQMILNKGSYGGAQYFKPEVVDLFTSKQSPVSRRGLGFDRWDPIAERHYPSKLASDQAYGHTGFTGTCIWVDPKYNLVYIFLSNRVNPSVGSKLGSLNIRPRIQDVVYEAIAKGL; encoded by the coding sequence ATGATAAAAAATAAATGGGGCCGTGTTCCTTTAGTACTATTAGGGTTTGCATTATTTAATACCGCTTGTGCACAAAATCCGCCGTTAACAGGGCAGGCCTTCATTGCCGAAGAAAGATTAGTTGGCAACTCAACAGTGTTGCTTAACAATGCCTCATACCTGGTGCCGCTGCAAAAGCTGGAAGATTTGAAAATTGCCAGCGTACATTTCAATAACCAGTACGCCGCTGTTTTTGATAGCCTGCTTAATAAATATAACAATGTACAGTTGTTTGATGGTGCCGCTTATTCGGGTAATAAAACACTGGCTAACCTTACTTCCGACCTGAAGTTTTATAATACCATTATAGTACAGGTAAATGATGCCGATTTAAGCAATCCGGATGTGATTGATTTTATCAGCACCAATCAAAAAAACAAGAATATAATTGTCGCTGCTTTTGGCAGTGGTTCGTTATTGGGTAAACTGGATGTTATAACCGCCCCCGTGATCTGGACGGAGAGGGTATCTGCGGTATCGGCCATGTACAGTGCCGAAGCAATATTTGGTGGGGTAAGTATCTCTCAAAAATTAGCAAAAAACTATAGTGCCGTTTATAAAACAGGGATGGGCTTTGCTACCGAGAAAACGAGGCTGCAATATACCGTTCCCGAAGAAGCCGGTATAAATGCAGCCAACCTGCAGGAGATAGATAAGATAGCACAGGAAGCTATCCGTGAACATGCCACCCCCGGATGTGTAGTGTTGGTTGCCAAAGATGGTAAGGTGATATTTAATAAAGCTTACGGTTATCACACCTATGATAATGTGATGCCAGACAAGCTGACCGATATTTTTGACCTTGCCTCGATGACCAAGGTATCGGCAACCACCATGGAAACCATGCAGCTTACCGACCAGGGTAAATTAAGCCTGGAGAAAACCCTTGGAGATTATATTCCCCTTGCCCGTAAAAGCAATAAGAACGATATCCGGATCCGCGAAGTGCTGTTGCACCAGGCAGGTTTAATTCCCGATATCCAATCGTTTGAGAAGGTAAAGCCAACTGATCACAGTACGGATTCGTCTGCCGCTTACCCAACAAAAGTATCTGATCATTACTACCTGCGCAAAGATTATTATAAAGATGTAATGCTGCCCGATATGCTGAACTCTCCGCTGAAAACACGGGGGCAGTACGTATATAGTGATGTAAGCATGCTGTTTATGCAGGAGGTTGTTGAAAACATCACTGCCGTGCCGCTCAACATTTATGTACAGCAGCATTTTTATACCCCGCTGGGGATGCAAACTGCAGGCTTTTTACCCCTATACCGCTTTACACCCGACAGGATAATCCCTACCGAAAATGATAAGGAGTACCGAATGTCATTACTGGATGGATATGTTCATGATCCAACAGCGGCGCTTTTGGGTGGTGTTGCCGGGCATGCCGGCTTATTTGGCAGTGCTAATGATGTGGCTATATTATACCAGATGATTTTAAACAAAGGCAGTTACGGTGGTGCCCAGTATTTTAAACCTGAAGTGGTTGACCTGTTCACCTCCAAACAATCGCCGGTGAGCCGTCGCGGATTGGGATTTGACCGCTGGGACCCGATAGCTGAAAGGCATTATCCATCAAAACTGGCATCAGACCAGGCTTACGGGCACACTGGTTTTACCGGCACCTGTATCTGGGTCGATCCGAAATATAACCTGGTTTATATATTCCTCTCAAACAGGGTGAACCCTTCTGTAGGCAGTAAATTAGGTAGCCTTAATATCAGGCCAAGGATCCAGGATGTGGTTTATGAAGCAATTGCGAAGGGGTTGTAG
- a CDS encoding glycosyltransferase family 4 protein — protein sequence MKILILTHRVPFPQNGGYAIVVCNTIKGLIALGHEVALVALNGKRYHGSVQTGEDELMQKIRYTSYDININVSVLDAITNLFSKKSNDVDRYYDAEFEKLLLRELRQTVYDVIQFEGLFVTPYLAAMRKHTKARLIYRSHNIEHQVWMRLAQRKSDLFKKWYLHLLARRVKDYELQQLNKFDAIAVFTNEDKKTLLSYGVTIPVDIFPVGISLPDYKPDYNKTEFPSLFFLGSLDWMPNREGIEWFIENFYKDLTEGDLRVKFYVAGHNIPDSFDDYEAMGKIFIQGEVDDASEFVNSKAIMVVPLLSSGGMRVKIVEGMAMEKCIISTSLGAEGINFTNGTNILIANNRQEFYNAIERCITDEEYCRNIGLNARRLIEEQHDVHVIAPGLVAFYQSLDLDLPE from the coding sequence TTGAAGATCCTAATTTTAACACATCGTGTACCATTTCCGCAGAATGGCGGTTACGCTATTGTGGTTTGCAATACCATTAAAGGGTTGATTGCGCTTGGGCATGAAGTGGCGCTGGTGGCTTTAAACGGGAAAAGATATCACGGCAGTGTACAAACAGGCGAAGATGAACTGATGCAAAAGATCAGGTACACATCATACGATATCAACATCAATGTATCGGTACTTGATGCCATAACCAATCTGTTCAGCAAAAAATCAAATGATGTTGACCGCTATTACGATGCCGAGTTTGAAAAGCTCCTGCTGCGCGAATTGCGCCAAACGGTATATGATGTTATCCAGTTTGAAGGCCTGTTTGTAACGCCTTACCTGGCGGCTATGCGTAAACATACAAAAGCCAGGTTAATTTACCGGTCGCACAATATTGAACACCAGGTATGGATGAGGCTGGCACAACGAAAAAGCGACCTGTTTAAAAAATGGTACCTGCACCTGCTGGCCCGGAGGGTTAAGGATTACGAACTGCAGCAGCTCAATAAATTTGATGCCATTGCGGTATTTACCAATGAGGATAAAAAAACCCTGTTATCATACGGTGTTACTATTCCGGTTGATATTTTTCCGGTGGGTATTTCTTTGCCCGATTATAAGCCGGACTATAATAAGACGGAGTTTCCGAGTTTGTTTTTTTTGGGTTCGTTGGATTGGATGCCCAACCGGGAGGGGATTGAATGGTTTATTGAAAATTTTTATAAAGACCTCACCGAAGGCGACCTTCGCGTAAAGTTTTATGTCGCCGGGCACAATATCCCCGATAGCTTTGATGATTACGAAGCGATGGGGAAAATCTTTATCCAGGGTGAGGTTGACGATGCTTCTGAGTTTGTGAATAGTAAGGCTATTATGGTGGTACCCTTGCTTTCGAGCGGCGGCATGCGGGTTAAAATAGTAGAGGGTATGGCCATGGAAAAGTGCATTATCTCTACCTCATTAGGTGCCGAAGGTATCAACTTTACCAACGGCACCAATATCCTTATTGCCAATAACCGGCAGGAGTTTTATAACGCCATTGAACGCTGTATTACCGACGAAGAATATTGCCGTAACATTGGCCTCAACGCCCGCCGTTTAATTGAGGAACAACACGATGTGCATGTAATAGCACCGGGCCTGGTTGCTTTTTATCAAAGCCTGGACCTTGATTTGCCTGAGTAA